A single genomic interval of Ruminococcus sp. NK3A76 harbors:
- a CDS encoding glycoside hydrolase family 5 protein — protein MQVSCVQSLLAVFVRCCLNTLRIPIAWTNGMKYEEGDYTIDERLFKRIEEVVGYAEKNDMYVIINDHWDGGWWAKFGSASEETQKQAMDMYTSMWTQIAERFRDHNYKLIFESANEELGDCLNNKELCEDSGTLSEDEVYEKIYEINSAFVKTVRSTGGNNEQRFLLIAGYNTDFDHTCDDRYKMPEDTADSKLMISVHYYGPWDYCGTKAVNSWGSPIQYEEQNETLKRMTKFTEKGCGVVIGEYGVLTDSKPEPKPDTDIYYTNFLDNCDLYNYCPVLWDCNGIYVRREGKIADETIAKLFLDRSLSAYSSLTDEQIKQNAEKSMAQSLENAQNRMSDDGDIPVSDDTAVAWIMYQSSDYSVSYCVGDIYDPTNKTVGVKAKNALITGKGRYTVSLDLTKAGGGNGVNFSALGIYNGEEFYKDYVITLKDFKVNGESIALDGKGYTCTDDGSCTRMNLCNGWVTSVPKDIRINDGTPEEASAQIWKTTEKDKIETIEITFDYEPKA, from the coding sequence ATGCAAGTAAGTTGCGTACAAAGCCTTCTGGCGGTCTTTGTGCGGTGTTGCCTTAACACTTTGCGAATACCTATTGCGTGGACAAACGGCATGAAATACGAAGAGGGCGACTATACGATAGACGAGCGCCTTTTCAAGCGTATCGAAGAGGTAGTCGGCTATGCCGAAAAGAACGATATGTATGTTATCATCAACGACCACTGGGACGGCGGCTGGTGGGCAAAGTTCGGCTCGGCATCGGAAGAGACACAAAAACAGGCTATGGATATGTACACATCAATGTGGACACAGATAGCCGAGCGTTTTCGTGACCATAACTACAAGCTCATATTTGAATCCGCAAACGAGGAGCTTGGCGACTGCCTGAATAACAAAGAACTCTGCGAGGATTCGGGCACGCTCTCAGAGGACGAGGTATATGAAAAGATATATGAGATAAACAGCGCCTTTGTAAAGACCGTGCGCTCGACAGGCGGTAACAACGAGCAGCGTTTTCTGCTCATTGCAGGCTACAACACTGACTTTGACCACACCTGCGATGACAGATACAAAATGCCCGAAGACACAGCAGACAGCAAGCTGATGATATCGGTGCACTACTACGGCCCGTGGGATTACTGCGGAACAAAGGCGGTCAACTCGTGGGGCTCGCCCATACAGTACGAGGAGCAGAACGAAACGCTCAAACGAATGACCAAGTTCACCGAAAAAGGCTGCGGCGTTGTAATAGGCGAATACGGTGTTCTCACAGACAGCAAGCCGGAACCCAAGCCCGACACAGATATCTACTACACAAACTTCCTGGACAACTGCGACCTTTACAACTACTGCCCCGTGCTGTGGGACTGCAACGGCATATATGTACGGCGTGAGGGAAAGATAGCAGACGAAACTATCGCAAAGCTCTTCCTTGACAGGAGCTTATCGGCATACTCATCGCTTACCGATGAGCAGATAAAACAAAATGCCGAAAAGAGCATGGCACAGTCGCTTGAAAATGCGCAAAACAGAATGTCTGATGACGGCGATATCCCCGTAAGCGATGACACGGCAGTTGCTTGGATAATGTATCAGAGCAGCGACTACTCCGTTTCCTACTGCGTAGGCGATATTTACGACCCGACAAACAAGACCGTCGGCGTAAAGGCTAAAAACGCCCTTATAACAGGAAAGGGGAGATATACCGTCAGCCTTGACCTCACAAAAGCTGGCGGGGGGAACGGTGTAAACTTCTCGGCACTCGGCATATACAACGGCGAGGAGTTTTACAAGGACTATGTTATAACCCTCAAAGACTTCAAAGTAAACGGCGAGAGCATAGCCCTTGACGGCAAGGGCTACACCTGCACTGACGACGGGAGCTGCACAAGAATGAACCTCTGCAACGGCTGGGTGACAAGCGTTCCGAAAGACATAAGAATAAACGACGGCACCCCCGAAGAAGCTTCAGCACAGATATGGAAGACAACTGAAAAAGACAAGATAGAAACAATCGAGATAACCTTTGATTATGAGCCTAAGGCTTAA
- a CDS encoding GGDEF domain-containing protein — protein MCGVALKIAGRAAFLRQTELMTGQPKQPLTVVLLDLDGLKYINDTFGHLEGDYAISAAAGCLHRVCSDGICTRYGGDEFVALLKGEADCENLRRALAEQLDACNSGSGKPYTISASIGIYTGTGESIDVMISKADEIMYEEKSHKPNRRR, from the coding sequence TTGTGCGGTGTTGCCTTAAAAATAGCAGGCAGGGCGGCTTTTCTCAGGCAGACAGAGCTTATGACAGGGCAGCCCAAACAGCCGCTCACCGTTGTGCTGCTCGACCTTGACGGGCTCAAATACATCAACGATACCTTCGGGCATCTTGAAGGCGACTACGCAATATCAGCCGCCGCAGGCTGTCTGCACAGGGTATGCAGCGACGGGATATGCACTCGCTACGGCGGTGATGAATTCGTTGCCCTGTTAAAAGGCGAGGCCGACTGCGAGAACCTGCGCCGGGCACTCGCAGAGCAGCTCGATGCCTGCAACTCGGGCTCGGGCAAGCCGTACACCATATCTGCAAGCATCGGCATATACACAGGTACCGGCGAGAGCATAGATGTAATGATCTCCAAAGCTGACGAGATAATGTATGAGGAAAAATCACACAAGCCGAACAGGCGGAGATGA
- a CDS encoding clostripain-related cysteine peptidase, protein MKYRSLALTLTLALLTAPLAGCNGKSSRSETVSGKINTSQTESQPASEKLEDSTLFIYMCGSNLETKKGLAGKNIDEILSADISEDLNIVIETGGALEWQSYGIDSSVLSRYEVVDGQLSLVETLDGASMGNESTLSGFLVWGQENYPSEHNMFIFWDHGAGPTEGVCFDEKYDYDSLTLPELSSAFENAGLSKRFDIIGFDACLMASIETAAIVKDYADFMIASEEIEPSGGWDYKALIEALGSDKESLEIGKKVCDSYMEKCKANGKELLSTLSVFDLSFTDDMLKQLEFTTQSLIEDRTGTSHFSSVLAAMRKSEKFGGSNSYQGSSNLIDLVNFVANVTEYESTNATDVFITASQFIPYTVNGGTRKTRGVSFFYPLVYDRQAIADYISVGISEDYNSFLTRYFLNAPDTTIEYADKGSIADDGAFSVALTPESISYISSVDFILSHTDDDGTQHIVCTDNNIDKNWENLVFKSNFRGVDLALDGHRLFYSSLSDNGEYISFSSPVLVNGEHTDLLFTFVINEEYLNGGYYEILGTWDGYDENGLPDTDIKPLKQGDKIQVVTDVTMEKGMPKEHYGKEFTIGENGGEIREQPLEEKQYQYTYVMTDIFGYTFISNMATFEMTVSYDELSKDPLPDGSYAAKVIDISPNTIQYEAGSY, encoded by the coding sequence ATGAAGTATAGATCATTAGCATTGACTCTGACCCTTGCGCTTCTGACAGCTCCGCTGGCAGGCTGCAACGGAAAGTCATCAAGATCGGAGACGGTTTCAGGCAAGATTAATACATCACAAACGGAAAGTCAGCCTGCTTCTGAAAAGCTCGAGGACAGCACTCTGTTCATCTATATGTGCGGCTCAAATCTTGAAACAAAAAAGGGGCTTGCAGGAAAGAATATTGATGAGATACTTTCCGCCGATATAAGCGAAGATCTGAATATCGTTATAGAGACAGGCGGTGCGCTTGAATGGCAGTCTTACGGTATTGACAGCAGCGTTCTTTCAAGGTATGAGGTAGTTGACGGGCAGCTCTCTCTTGTTGAAACGCTTGACGGGGCAAGCATGGGCAATGAAAGCACGCTTTCCGGTTTTCTTGTCTGGGGGCAGGAAAACTATCCAAGTGAGCATAATATGTTTATATTCTGGGATCACGGTGCAGGACCGACAGAAGGTGTCTGCTTTGATGAAAAATATGATTATGATTCCCTAACGCTTCCTGAATTATCATCAGCCTTTGAAAATGCAGGGCTTTCAAAGAGATTTGACATCATCGGCTTTGATGCCTGCCTTATGGCATCTATTGAGACCGCCGCCATTGTCAAGGACTATGCCGATTTTATGATAGCATCGGAAGAGATAGAGCCCTCGGGCGGCTGGGATTACAAGGCTCTTATCGAAGCCCTGGGTTCGGATAAGGAAAGCCTTGAGATCGGCAAAAAGGTCTGCGATTCATATATGGAAAAATGCAAAGCAAACGGCAAGGAGCTGCTCTCGACGCTGTCGGTATTTGACCTGTCCTTTACAGACGATATGCTGAAACAGCTCGAATTTACAACACAAAGTCTTATTGAGGATAGAACAGGCACTTCACACTTTTCGAGCGTTCTTGCGGCAATGAGAAAGAGTGAGAAATTCGGCGGTTCAAATTCATATCAGGGAAGCTCGAACCTTATTGACCTTGTCAACTTTGTAGCTAATGTCACTGAATATGAATCGACCAATGCCACTGATGTTTTTATCACTGCAAGTCAGTTTATTCCATATACCGTAAACGGCGGAACAAGAAAAACAAGGGGAGTATCATTCTTTTATCCGCTGGTCTATGACAGGCAGGCGATAGCTGACTATATTTCCGTAGGTATAAGTGAGGATTACAATAGCTTTCTTACAAGATACTTTTTAAATGCTCCGGATACGACAATAGAATATGCCGATAAAGGCAGCATAGCTGATGACGGAGCATTTTCCGTAGCTCTTACACCCGAGAGCATTTCATACATAAGCTCTGTTGATTTTATTCTTTCACATACAGATGATGACGGCACACAGCACATAGTATGCACAGATAATAATATTGACAAGAACTGGGAAAACCTTGTATTCAAAAGCAATTTCCGAGGTGTAGATCTTGCGCTTGACGGACACAGGCTGTTTTACTCCTCTTTAAGCGACAACGGTGAATACATAAGCTTCTCCTCTCCTGTATTGGTAAACGGCGAGCATACTGATCTTCTGTTTACATTTGTCATCAATGAAGAATACTTAAACGGCGGCTATTATGAGATCCTTGGAACTTGGGACGGCTATGATGAAAACGGTCTGCCCGACACGGATATCAAGCCCCTTAAACAGGGCGACAAAATACAGGTAGTGACTGATGTTACTATGGAAAAAGGTATGCCGAAGGAGCACTACGGCAAGGAATTTACAATAGGTGAAAACGGCGGCGAAATAAGAGAGCAGCCCCTTGAAGAAAAACAGTATCAGTACACCTATGTAATGACGGATATTTTCGGTTACACTTTTATTTCCAATATGGCGACATTTGAGATGACTGTGAGCTATGATGAGCTTTCGAAAGATCCCCTGCCCGACGGGAGCTATGCCGCAAAGGTGATCGACATAAGCCCCAACACAATACAATATGAAGCAGGAAGCTATTGA
- a CDS encoding DUF4367 domain-containing protein yields MEENMLSSELFENYENSLISKNDARLPKGFKFSKGFEERMQKITGSPRIHIRNRLKLAFMAAAILSIGFLLGMAAKPKWGYTSRQVDEGIYLTFDVSTIKDPKKSIEEKYTLAGIPEGLELDDQSWLNTDYLYSEAWGTFDGKGNGLIDVYFGQYIPAAYRNIYISDKDEKYLVTEENGIQYFIVTPDDKDTSFTSVIWYQDGYVFLVDANMNKDETINLCKTLKLRDN; encoded by the coding sequence ATGGAAGAAAATATGCTTTCATCGGAGCTTTTTGAGAATTATGAAAACAGTCTTATCAGCAAGAACGATGCAAGGCTGCCTAAGGGCTTTAAATTCTCAAAGGGATTTGAAGAGCGTATGCAAAAGATAACGGGCAGCCCCAGGATACACATAAGAAATCGCCTGAAGCTTGCGTTTATGGCGGCGGCGATACTGAGCATCGGCTTTCTGCTCGGAATGGCTGCAAAGCCAAAGTGGGGCTATACTTCCAGGCAGGTCGATGAGGGAATATATCTGACATTTGATGTTTCCACTATAAAAGACCCGAAAAAGAGCATTGAGGAAAAATACACCCTTGCGGGCATTCCCGAGGGGCTTGAACTTGATGATCAGTCATGGCTCAATACAGATTATTTATATTCCGAAGCGTGGGGTACCTTTGACGGCAAGGGCAACGGGCTTATTGATGTCTATTTCGGGCAGTATATCCCTGCGGCATACAGGAATATCTATATAAGCGACAAGGATGAAAAATACCTTGTGACTGAGGAAAACGGCATACAATACTTTATCGTTACGCCAGACGACAAAGACACGAGCTTTACTTCGGTGATATGGTATCAGGACGGATATGTGTTCTTAGTTGATGCTAATATGAACAAAGATGAGACTATAAACTTGTGCAAAACGCTGAAATTGCGGGATAATTAA
- a CDS encoding sigma-70 family RNA polymerase sigma factor, protein MLSACMALIDGKTERQEFEAFYRKNRRLGMGKAYAILGNEALAEDALSEGFLRLAKCFQKVHDLPSHKLQAYFVIIVRNVSLDMLRKEQREQTLPFDEELYTDEPLPDADVSRLKECMERLSDTDREILYLRYDLALEYSDIASALGISEAASRQRVRYAKAKLRTELLKE, encoded by the coding sequence ATGCTTTCAGCTTGTATGGCGCTAATTGACGGCAAAACGGAGCGGCAGGAATTTGAAGCCTTTTACCGCAAAAACAGACGGCTCGGAATGGGCAAGGCTTATGCGATACTCGGTAATGAGGCACTTGCAGAGGACGCGCTTTCGGAGGGCTTTTTGCGGCTTGCCAAATGTTTTCAAAAAGTTCATGATTTACCTTCTCACAAATTGCAGGCATATTTCGTTATAATAGTAAGGAATGTTTCTCTTGATATGCTGAGAAAGGAGCAGCGCGAGCAGACCCTCCCGTTTGATGAGGAGCTGTATACAGACGAGCCGCTGCCCGATGCAGATGTCAGCAGGCTCAAAGAGTGTATGGAAAGGCTTTCCGATACCGACAGGGAGATACTTTACCTGCGTTATGACCTTGCACTTGAATACAGCGACATAGCGTCGGCTCTTGGCATAAGCGAGGCGGCATCACGTCAGCGTGTGAGGTATGCCAAAGCCAAGCTCAGAACTGAGCTTTTAAAGGAGTGA
- a CDS encoding ABC transporter ATP-binding protein: MIKTENLTRTYGKGEGKVVALKGVDLTINDGEMVAIIGKSGSGKSTLLNLIGGLDAPTEGKIFYNDTEIGRMNDTELSKFRLNNVGFVFQFFDLIPELTAEENILLPSKLAKKKGEGAEGLYSALDINDRIKHYPSELSGGQQQRAAIARAMINSPDVLLCDEPTGNLDKRSGEEVMALLKELNGKGKTVIIVTHDDEVARQCGRVIEISDGEIVSQ, translated from the coding sequence ATGATAAAAACAGAGAACCTCACCCGAACCTACGGCAAGGGCGAAGGCAAGGTGGTTGCCCTCAAAGGCGTTGACCTGACGATAAATGACGGCGAAATGGTGGCGATAATCGGCAAATCGGGTTCGGGCAAATCGACCTTGCTTAACCTCATAGGCGGTCTTGATGCGCCGACCGAGGGGAAGATCTTTTACAACGACACCGAAATAGGCAGAATGAACGACACCGAGCTGTCGAAGTTCAGGCTCAACAATGTGGGATTTGTGTTTCAGTTTTTTGACCTTATCCCCGAGCTGACGGCGGAGGAAAACATTCTGCTCCCCTCAAAGCTCGCAAAGAAAAAGGGCGAGGGCGCAGAGGGGCTTTACTCGGCACTCGACATAAATGACAGGATAAAGCATTACCCTTCCGAGCTATCGGGCGGCCAGCAGCAAAGGGCGGCTATCGCAAGGGCTATGATAAATTCTCCCGACGTGCTGCTCTGCGACGAACCGACAGGCAACCTTGACAAGCGTTCGGGCGAGGAGGTAATGGCGCTGCTCAAAGAGCTCAACGGCAAGGGGAAAACTGTCATTATCGTCACGCACGATGATGAAGTCGCAAGGCAGTGCGGGAGAGTTATTGAGATATCGGACGGGGAGATAGTATCACAATAA
- a CDS encoding sigma-70 family RNA polymerase sigma factor, which yields MKVERADIKALAESFGKGDKAAFEKLYQEFHEKVYFFIIRIVDSPDTAEDLTSETFTTAFEHISQLKSGESFVGWLYSIAYSKCAKHLKELSRNISNDELEYLLEAGRLNEPILLPDDYTENEETKEQLKSIIDSLSPDMRAAVIMYYYDEMTIPEVAEALETNENNVSQKLYKARKRIKEKVEKLIGKDGLFAAVPMSTVLENLSDGVWIAAGTALAVGLTAGLNKASGGIGDVLLYITRKYWSKHKKSLAALLFSGVLLCAVVCCAFLMIRGSFHRQLHESYDAFGFYTVMLPVDNGDFEKSVSTDKTAKGHMYVYGRAGFGEQTFTYGAVNDPENLAHIPFEEGRLPLDDSEIAVDRTVLNRLGYSGRVGDSIGLDIGTFTLCGIIDEVYGKSRFWSELQPAYNLDRAAQTDYPIPVIFVSEKNTEPKYTLTMLDNIATDYRTAVKYTSVFGQIPGSDKEISAQNAGSGRKMLMNNRHIFVFAGIATIIAVLSVVAVLRNIFAERENTFSMLRKIGLSRSDIRTIYDIECFAFILLQALIGIALGVLFYQGIYSFEVGVLSKAAYSGLTDYTLVTDNTISPFKVAVIFSGIVMPLGYIFASLTSRLKVRHKNKKAASLSKSFAKTFSTRSVTAIQLLALTLICLGTMLGYMSITDNGKEFLQDLGYQPPQSTNFYEDFKFDEDNIEEFYHAVPPQSYSVGTFKIATPANAELGINDETADKIDGISTGTLPNTFIIDNDGCEINTTISTGNKEQRDIMAESSTPKGKAFLEEQNTLYALETKLADAKTIQSLEKYVTSGRIDIDALNSGKEVIYVIKHDSAPVLSGEITLCSAMGSSGFGIDELTRSKTKIGAVVRLPSSVEKILKYSVSGNEFYNVLTTASGAKALSLHNAAYTEIFSSEHIDGGLIPMSSEMELLSYSEQKRERFLAKASQYGSAVMIIGIMSLLGFAAYFNGIGMKIRLKEYEISVLRAVGTPLKLIRKKLLIDGVKIPLIAASAAFMIVKLIQIVTSKVYDTYINSFWSFNSKQLDALGQDDGGLALESLQVEEMQLDSYRDKLHYNFFLDDELWKVNPVIPIIIIFAVMSIITILLTRKSFRRFTPDIASSLSKGRKRQ from the coding sequence GTGAAGGTGGAGAGAGCTGACATAAAAGCCCTTGCGGAGAGCTTTGGCAAAGGCGACAAGGCGGCATTTGAAAAGCTTTATCAGGAATTTCATGAGAAGGTATATTTTTTCATTATTCGCATTGTTGACAGCCCCGACACGGCGGAGGATCTTACCTCGGAGACCTTTACAACAGCCTTTGAACATATTTCACAGCTTAAGTCGGGCGAGTCATTTGTCGGGTGGCTGTATTCTATCGCATACAGCAAATGTGCGAAACATCTTAAGGAGCTTTCAAGGAATATAAGCAATGACGAGCTTGAATATCTGCTTGAGGCAGGCAGGCTGAACGAGCCTATCCTGCTCCCCGACGACTACACCGAAAACGAGGAAACAAAGGAGCAGCTAAAAAGCATAATCGACAGCCTGTCACCCGATATGAGGGCGGCGGTTATTATGTATTACTACGATGAGATGACTATCCCCGAGGTGGCTGAGGCGCTTGAAACAAACGAGAACAATGTCAGCCAAAAGCTCTATAAGGCAAGAAAGCGCATAAAGGAAAAAGTCGAAAAGCTCATCGGAAAAGACGGCCTTTTCGCCGCCGTTCCCATGAGTACCGTGCTTGAAAACCTGAGCGACGGGGTATGGATAGCCGCAGGCACCGCCCTCGCTGTCGGGCTGACCGCAGGGCTCAACAAGGCAAGCGGAGGCATTGGTGATGTGCTTTTATACATCACGAGGAAATACTGGTCCAAGCACAAGAAAAGCCTTGCGGCGCTGCTTTTCTCGGGCGTGCTGCTTTGTGCGGTGGTGTGCTGTGCTTTCTTAATGATAAGGGGCAGCTTTCACAGGCAGCTCCATGAAAGCTATGATGCGTTTGGGTTTTATACGGTAATGCTGCCCGTTGATAACGGTGATTTTGAAAAGTCCGTCAGCACGGACAAGACCGCCAAAGGGCATATGTATGTCTACGGCAGGGCAGGCTTTGGCGAGCAGACCTTTACCTATGGCGCAGTTAATGACCCCGAAAACCTTGCACATATTCCTTTTGAAGAGGGGCGCTTGCCTTTAGATGACAGCGAAATTGCTGTTGACAGAACGGTCTTGAACCGCCTCGGCTATTCGGGCAGAGTCGGTGACAGTATAGGGCTTGATATAGGAACATTTACCCTTTGCGGAATAATTGATGAGGTTTACGGTAAGAGCCGTTTCTGGTCGGAACTGCAGCCTGCGTATAATCTTGACAGAGCCGCACAGACCGATTATCCTATTCCCGTGATATTTGTAAGCGAGAAAAACACCGAGCCCAAATACACTCTTACGATGCTTGATAATATTGCGACAGATTACAGAACGGCTGTAAAGTATACAAGCGTTTTCGGGCAGATACCCGGCTCTGATAAAGAAATTTCTGCGCAAAATGCAGGCTCGGGAAGAAAAATGCTGATGAACAACCGCCATATATTTGTATTCGCAGGCATAGCGACAATTATTGCTGTGCTGTCCGTAGTGGCGGTACTCCGAAATATTTTTGCCGAGCGTGAAAATACCTTTTCTATGCTCAGAAAAATAGGGCTTTCCAGATCGGATATACGAACTATTTATGATATCGAATGTTTTGCATTTATTCTTTTGCAGGCTTTGATAGGCATTGCTCTTGGTGTACTTTTCTATCAGGGAATATACAGCTTTGAGGTGGGGGTGCTTTCAAAAGCAGCATATTCAGGGCTTACCGATTATACACTTGTTACCGATAACACTATCTCACCATTTAAGGTAGCGGTTATTTTTTCGGGAATAGTTATGCCGCTTGGGTATATTTTTGCATCACTTACATCAAGGCTTAAGGTAAGGCACAAAAACAAAAAGGCAGCATCACTTAGCAAAAGCTTTGCTAAAACATTCTCTACTCGCTCGGTAACGGCTATACAGCTTTTGGCACTTACACTTATCTGCTTGGGCACAATGCTTGGCTATATGTCGATAACTGATAACGGAAAGGAATTTTTGCAGGATCTTGGCTATCAGCCGCCGCAGTCAACCAACTTTTATGAGGACTTTAAGTTTGATGAGGATAATATAGAGGAATTTTACCACGCTGTTCCTCCCCAGTCATATTCGGTGGGCACATTCAAAATTGCTACACCTGCAAATGCCGAGCTTGGCATAAATGATGAAACTGCCGATAAGATTGACGGCATTTCAACGGGCACTTTGCCAAATACTTTCATAATCGACAATGACGGGTGTGAGATAAATACAACTATATCAACCGGAAACAAAGAGCAGCGTGATATAATGGCTGAAAGCAGCACACCAAAGGGCAAGGCTTTCCTTGAAGAGCAAAACACGCTCTATGCCCTTGAAACAAAGCTTGCAGATGCTAAAACTATACAAAGTCTTGAAAAATACGTCACATCGGGGCGGATAGATATAGATGCGCTCAATTCGGGAAAAGAGGTCATCTATGTTATCAAGCACGACAGCGCACCCGTTTTAAGCGGTGAGATAACTCTCTGCTCTGCTATGGGCAGCTCGGGCTTTGGCATTGATGAGCTTACAAGGAGCAAAACAAAAATAGGAGCAGTTGTAAGGCTGCCTTCAAGCGTTGAAAAGATATTGAAATACTCGGTCTCGGGGAATGAGTTTTATAATGTCTTAACAACAGCAAGCGGCGCAAAAGCGCTTTCTCTTCACAATGCGGCATATACCGAAATATTTTCATCTGAGCATATTGACGGCGGACTGATACCTATGTCAAGCGAAATGGAGCTTTTATCATACAGCGAGCAAAAGCGTGAGCGATTTCTTGCAAAGGCCTCGCAGTACGGCAGCGCTGTAATGATCATCGGCATAATGTCGCTGCTCGGATTTGCGGCATACTTTAACGGGATAGGTATGAAAATACGTTTAAAGGAATATGAGATATCAGTCCTGCGTGCTGTGGGAACACCGCTTAAGCTCATTAGAAAAAAGCTGCTTATTGACGGTGTGAAAATACCGCTTATAGCAGCGTCTGCCGCATTTATGATCGTTAAACTGATACAGATCGTCACATCAAAAGTGTATGACACATATATAAATTCTTTCTGGTCATTTAACTCCAAGCAGCTTGATGCTTTAGGGCAGGATGACGGCGGTTTGGCGCTTGAAAGCCTGCAAGTAGAGGAAATGCAGCTTGACAGCTATAGGGATAAGCTGCACTACAACTTTTTCCTTGATGATGAGCTGTGGAAAGTCAATCCGGTAATACCCATAATAATTATATTTGCAGTAATGAGCATAATAACGATACTGCTCACACGAAAGTCCTTCAGGCGCTTCACCCCCGACATAGCCTCATCACTTTCAAAAGGGAGGAAAAGACAATGA
- a CDS encoding ABC transporter ATP-binding protein: MIKLDNIVKIYNPKKANEFEALHGISAEIKDGELVAIIGKSGAGKSTLLHILACIDSYQDGEYRIDDTLVKGLSERKYARIRNEKIGMVMQDFALVEDFTALENVMIPLNFSKKKINGKKEKALAALRSVGIEDLAKKPCNKLSGGQKQRVAIARAIVNEPSMILADEPTGALDTKTSGEIMELFKSLNEQGRTVVIVTHDPKVAEQCQRVIEISDGNIV; this comes from the coding sequence ATGATAAAACTTGATAACATAGTTAAGATATATAACCCCAAGAAAGCCAACGAATTCGAGGCTCTGCACGGTATTTCCGCCGAGATAAAGGACGGCGAGCTGGTGGCCATAATAGGAAAGTCGGGCGCAGGAAAGAGTACGCTTTTGCATATCCTTGCCTGCATTGATTCCTATCAGGACGGGGAATACCGAATTGATGACACGCTTGTAAAGGGCTTGTCAGAACGTAAATATGCCCGTATAAGGAATGAAAAGATAGGCATGGTAATGCAGGATTTTGCGCTTGTTGAGGATTTTACGGCGCTTGAAAATGTGATGATACCGCTCAACTTCTCAAAGAAAAAAATTAATGGCAAAAAGGAAAAAGCCCTTGCCGCCCTGCGCTCTGTCGGTATTGAGGACTTAGCGAAGAAGCCCTGCAACAAGCTCTCGGGAGGACAAAAGCAGAGGGTGGCTATTGCAAGAGCAATAGTCAATGAACCGAGCATGATACTTGCTGACGAACCCACGGGTGCGCTTGATACTAAGACATCGGGTGAGATAATGGAGCTGTTCAAGTCGCTTAATGAGCAGGGGCGAACGGTGGTCATAGTAACGCACGATCCGAAGGTCGCCGAGCAGTGTCAGAGGGTAATTGAAATAAGTGACGGAAATATAGTATAA